The Dyadobacter sp. 676 DNA window TGCTTTTACCTGCCCGCATTGTAACTATCACGAAAAAGTCGGGTCGGATGTGTATTTCAACCTGCTTTTCGATGACGATGAATTTATCGAGCTCGATGCCAACCTCGTTTCCGGCGACCCGCTCGGTTTCGTAGATACCAAAGCTTATCCGGACCGGATCAAGTCGACGATGAAAAAAACAGGGTTGAAAGACGCGGTTCGTACCGGTCACGGTAAAATGAATGGACTGGACCTCGTCATCGCCTGTATGGATTTCAGCTTTATCGGTGGATCGATGGGTTCGGTAGTAGGAGAGAAAATCGCCCGTGCGATTTCTTACTCCCTCGAAAAAAAGATCCCTTTCCTGATGATTTCCAAGTCGGGAGGGGCCCGGATGATGGAGGCAGGGTTTTCACTGATGCAGATGGCCAAGACCTCGGCACGCCTGGCGCAATTGTCGGAGGCCAGGATACCGTATATTTCGCTGTTAACAGACCCTACAACCGGCGGTGTTACAGCATCTTACGCGATGCTCGGCGACTTCAATATTTCGGAGCCCGAAGCGTTGATCGGCTTCGCCGGTCCACGGGTAATTCGCGAGACGATCGGTAAGGACCTGCCGAAAGGTTTCCAAAGCGCGGAATTCCTACTGGAACATGGTTTCCTGGACTTTATCGTCGATCGCAAGGATTTGAAAGATAAATTGACAAGCCTGCTGAATATGCTGAAATAGGCAATAGTATTGAGCGAAGCGGCCCGTCAGGTTATCTGGCGGGCCGCTTCGCATTTAATATAATAATGCTGTTTGCATTGCGGATCAGGGGCAAGCGTCTTTCCGGCGCGTGTCGGTGATATCGTTGATCTTCCAGCCGGCGCCGGTTTTGATGAGGTTAAAAACATTGACGCCGCAATGCGAGAATTTCTCGCCGAGGTAAAATTTATACGGCGCCCATAACAGGGCCATCGGCCCGTCGACGGAGATTTTGACGTCGTAAATGCGTTCGTCCCATTTTTCCTTATGCGGCGTGCCTACGGCTTTCACGAAACCATCGACGCTGCCTTTGTGGATAACGACCGAGTCGGCGGCGTTTTTGGAAATGGAAGTCAGTGTGCATTGTTTGGTAAACACGTTTCTGACGGCGGTCGAATCGCCGTTGCGCATTCCATCGAACAGTTTATCGACGACGTCGCGCGCGGCGGTGGCTTCCGCTTGCGCGCATGCACGATTTGCGGCGGATGCGGCAATGGTAAAAAGTAGTGCGGACGTCAGGAAATGGCTAATAGGTTTCATTGGTATATTTTAACAAAAACTTAATTTTAAGCCCCTTTGCAAAATTTTGGGAATCGATATGTCGGAAAAAATAGTTAAAAAAGTAGATATAAAGAATAAACGGGCGTCATTCGAGTACTTCTTTCTGGAAGAGTTCACAGCCGGTATGGTGCTCACAGGCACGGAAATCAAGTCGATCAGGCAGGGCAAAGTCAATTTTCAGGATGCTTACTGTTTGTTTATGGATGGGGAACTCTTCATTCGCAGCCTGCACATTTCGCCTTACACAGAGGGTACGCATTATAACCACGAGCCTATGCGCGATCGCAAGCTGTTGATTACCAAGCGAGAGCGAAAAAAGTTGATAGAGGGCTTGAAGGATCAGGGCCTTACGATTATACCGGTCCGGCTGTTTACCAGCGAGCGTGGTTTGGCCAAGCTGCATATCGCATTGGCAAAGGGCAAAAAGCTCTACGACAAGCGCGAGACCATCAAGGAGCGGGACGTGAAACGCGAGAACGATCGGGCGGGTTATTGAACAACCGGCTGCTTTGTCTTGTAAAATGCGCTAATATGGTGATCCTTGGGCTTTTCCGGTAAATTTTTTCGACAATATTTGAAAAACCCGGAGCGTTTTTTCTGCTGAAATATTCTTATATTGTGGGAATTAACTACCACAGGGCTCATGGGTAAAGTACTGGTTCTGAATCAAGATTATAGCGCATTAAGTGTTTGCACAGTTCCTAAGGCGTTTCTGCTGGTTTACATGAAAAAAGCGGAAATGCTCGCAGAGTCTCAACAGGAGCATCTCAGGACTGTCAACGACAGGTATCCCATGCCGGTCGTCATACGTCTCCATCGCTACATACACATACCGTACAGAGGCGTAGTCATGACCAGGCAAAACCTCTTCAAGCGGGACGGCAATAGGTGTCAGTATTGCGGAACCCACGACAATCTGACTCTGGACCACGTGATCCCGAAATCAAGGGGAGGGAAAACCACCTGGGATAACCTGGCCACCGCATGTAAAAGATGCAACTCCCGCAAAGGAGACCATACGCCGGAAGAGGTTGATATGCCGTTAAAGCAGCGACCGTTCCGGCCTTCTTTTTTAATGTTCATTCGTGATTTCTCAGGCATGGCCGATGACGAATGGCTGCCTTACCTCGGGTCGAAGGAGCGGTCTTGCTAACTTCGTTCGGTTATAGTGCCGGTTTGCGGACCGTCATTTGTAGTCAGGTATCGTCAAGTATTGTAGGAGGTTGAAGGAGATGTCAGGGTTAGTCAGATATGGTCAAGTGTGGTCATGGATTGCCATGGTTGTTAATCGTGCTCGATGATATCACCGATCAAATTCTTCTCCAATTATCTTCCCGACCCACACCTGACAACCTCATGACGACGCCTGACTACTCCTGACCACACTTGACAATTTCCTGGCTATACCTGACTAACCCTGACCGTTTTACGCCCAAACGGCATCATACCACCCTTGAGTAAAATTAATTGCCCAACCATTCGGAAATTGCTTTCGAATCGCGTAATTTTGCGTCCTAATTTTCCAAAAATACTTGTTGAACTAATTTTCAGCCGATTAGCTCGGCGGCTGATGTATTCAAGAGCAATTATTCCTATTTATGTCAAAGGAAAAACAAAATCAACCGCTTCCCGAATTCGATTGGGATAAAGCATCAGACAAAGGTTTCGGAACCGCTTATTCATCTGCTGACCGTACCCGTCTGGAAGAAATGTATGAGACTACGCTTTCTCCCGTTTCGGAAAAAGAAGTGGTTAAAGGTGTTGTAGTAGGTATTACAGACCGCGAGGTAATCCTGAACATCGGTTTCAAATCCGATGGTATCGTTTCATCCAATGAATTCCGCGACCTGCCAGGTTTGAAAATCGGCGACGAAGTGGAAGTTTACGTAGAAAACCAGGAAGACGCGCAAGGCCAGCTGGTGCTTTCACGTAAAAAAGCGAAAGTGATCACTGCATGGGATAACATCCAGAAATCGTTCGATGAGGATGTGGTGATCGATGCAAATGTGAAGAGAAGAACCAAAGGTGGTTTGATCGTTGACATTTTCGGCATTGAAGCATTTTTGCCAGGTTCACAAATCGATGTGAAACCAATCCGCGACTTCGATATTTTCGTCGGAAAGCGTATGGAAGTAAAAGTTGTGAAAATCAACTACGCGAACGATAACGTAGTCGTTTCTCACAAAATCCTCATCGAGAAAGACCTCGAAGCACAGCGTCAGCAAATCCTGAATAACCTCGAAAAAGGTCAGGTACTGGAAGGCGTGATCAAAAACATGACCAACTTCGGTGTGTTCATCGACCTGGGCGGTGTTGACGGTCTGTTGCACATTACCGATATCTCATGGGGCCGTATCAACCATCCGTCTGACCTTCTTTCGTTGGATCAGAAACTGAACGTGGTTGTTCTCGACTTCGACGAAGAGAAAAAACGCATTTCTTTGGGTCTGAAACAACTTCAGTCTCATCCATGGGATTCTCTGGACGAATCAATCCAGGTTGGATCGAAAGTTACCGGTCGCATCGTGAACGTTGCTGACTACGGTGCTTTCCTTGAAATCAAACCAGGTGTTGAAGGTCTGATCCACGTTTCTGAAATGTCATGGTCGCAGCACCTGCGCAACCCTCAGGAGTTCATGAATGTGAACGACGAGATCAGCGCGGTTGTATTGACGCTTGACCGTCAGGAGCGCAAAATGTCTCTCGGTATCAAACAACTCACCGAAGATCCTTGGACTCAAGGTTCATTGAAAGAGAAATACGCGATCGGTACCCGTCATAAAGGCGTTGTTCGTAACCTGACCAACTTCGGTCTCTTCATCGAGCTCGAAGAAGGTATCGACGGTCTGGTACACGTTTCCGACCTTTCATGGACTAAGAAAATCAAGCATCCTTCCGACTTCGTGAAAGTAAACGACGAGCTGGAAGTAGTTGTTCTTGAATTGGACGCGGAAAACCGTCGTCTGGCGCTGGGTCACAAGCAGCTTGAAGAAAACCCATGGGATACTTTCGAGACGATCTTCGAAGTAGGCTCGGTACATAAATGTACTATCGTGGCAAAAGGCGATAAATTCGCTACCCTTGAGCTTCCTTACGGAATCGAAGGCGTTGCTTCGATCAAAAACCTTCAGAAAGAAGACGGAACATTTGCTGAGGTAGGCGAGAGCCTTGACTTCACAGTTCTCGAATTCCTGAAAGACGAGAAGAAAATCGTTTTGACTCACTCTAAAGTAAAAGGTGCTCCTGCTGAGGAGAAAAAAGAAGCCAAAGCGGCAAAAGCGCCTGCGGCTGAAACTGTGAACAAAGAGGTTGAGAAATCCACTTTCGGAGACCTTAGCGTTCTGTCAGCGTTGAAAGAGCAGCTTGAAGAGAGCGAGAAAAAAGGAAAAAAGTAAAATAAAATGTGGTGCGGAAGAATTTTTTAATACTTTTGCACCCGGATTAGCTGCCAGCCCTCACGTGGGCAGCTAATCTCTCAAAATGGTTCCGTGGCCGAGTGGCTAGGCAGAGGTCTGCAAAACCTCGTACAGCGGTTCGAATCCGCTCGGAACCTCACCTGAATTTGTGGCGCTTTTCCCCAATTTTAGCGCACAATTAAATGTCTGAAAAATACCATTTGGAACAAGCTTTTTGAAGGAGCTCCAAATGGTATTTTTTTTGCTAGTTGATTGAAAATCAGTGTTTAATAGAAATGTAACTCATGTTAAATTAAGCCTATAAATTAGACAAATTATAAATAAGAAGGTGGGGTAAAATATCCCTGAAATACTTTTGTGGATAAAAAATCGTGAGCTAGTTTTGTCTGTTGAAGAATAATGAATAGTTGATTATGAATATACCATTCCGAATGGACGCTAAGTTTTGTTCCTTCTTTAATTACTCAAAAACCTTTTTAGCCGTTCTTCTGGCTATCTTATTAAGCGTACCCACGTTAGTGTCTGCTCAGGATAGCACTGCCGCCGCTGCCGGCGCTGCTGCACCTGCCGGAGGTGGCGACGTTGCGAAAGGTGAATCGATCTTCAAAAACAACTGCGCCCAGTGCCACGCGCCTACCGACGAGCGTGTAGTTGGCCCGGGCCTGAAAGGTGCAAGTTCGCGCCACGATTTTGCATGGCTTGCCAAATGGGTACGCAACTCGCAAGCCGTGATCGCATCGGGCGACCCTTATGCGGTAAAAATTTACAACGAATATTCGAAAGCTCAAATGACGAGCTTCCCGAACCTTTCAGACGACGATATTAAAGCGATCTTCGCTTATGTAGACCAGGCGTCTGCTGCTCCTGCCGCTGCTGCAGGTGGTGCTGCTCCTGCCGGTGGCGCTGCTGCTGCGGGTGATGCCAAAGGTGGTGCTCCTTCCGACTTGTTCGTGATCGTACTGGTTGCATTGGTAGTTGTAATGGTACTGGTGCTGGGGGTTCTACTTGTTATTGTATCGCTTCTTTCGAAAGCTGTTAAAGGCGGAGCTGCTGATGCAGAGACACCTGCGGGTGAAGGCTTTGGTGGATTGCTGAAAAGAATCGCCGCTGATCCGGCGATCCGTTCTGCGACACTCTGGATTTTTGTACTCCTCGTTTTGAAGTCAACTCTGGACGGCGCGTTTAATGTAGGCGTTCAGCAGGGCTATGCTCCTAAGCAACCTATTTCATTCTCCCACAAACTCCACGCAGGCGAATATAAAATCGACTGTAACTACTGCCATACCGGCGTTAACCGCGGCAAGTCGGCACACATTCCTTCTGCCAACATCTGTATGAACTGCCACGGTGTGATCAAGAAGGAATCTCCTGAGATTCAAAAGATTTATTCTTCCATAGAGAACAACCAGCCTATCGAATGGGTGCGCGTTCACAACCTGCCCGACCTGGCTTACTTCAACCACGCACAGCACGTAAACGTGGGCGGCCTGGAATGCCAGAACTGCCATGGCGAAGTGGAGAAAATGGAAGTAATACAGCAACGTTCGTCACTGACGATGGGATGGTGTATTGATTGTCACCGTAAAACTGAGGTAAATACCAAAGACAATCAGTACTACGATAAGCTGGTACAGTTGCACGCTTCTGAAAGCAAAGAGGCTTTGAAAGTAGCGGATATTGGTGGTTTAGAATGTTCTAAGTGCCACTACTAATCAAGAAATTAATACCGGATACAACTCATTGTATTGAATAGTTTTATGGAAAATACTAATAAAAGATACTGGCGGGGACTTGAAGAGCTGAGGAATGACGAAAAGTTTGTCAAAGATGCAGGTTCTGAGTTCCCAAGCGCTCCGACCGAAAGTCAGTATGAAAGCCTGGTGGACGGCGTAGGTACCCACCGTCGTGATTTCCTTAAAGTACTGGGCTTTGGAATGGCAGCTGTGTCCCTGGCAGCTTGCGAAGCGCCGGTGAAGAAGGCCATCCCTTACGTTAACAAGCCGGAAGGCGAATTTCCGACTATATCTAACTGGTATGCATCCACTTACGCGGAAGGTGGAGATTACGCGAGTATCCTGGTCAAAACCCGCGAGGGCCGGCCGGTTAAAATAGAAAGCAACTCTCTCTCGAAAGTATCTTACGGCGTAAGCTCACGCGCGCATGCTTCTTTGCTTGGCTTATATGACAACGAGAAGCTGAGAGGCCCTAAAAAAGGAGAAGATACTAAAGTAAGTTGGGAAACTGTCGACAAGGAGATCGCCGATCAGCTTGCGCAGATCGCAGCAAAAGGCGGCGCGATCCGTATTCTTACTTCCACGATATTGAGCCCGTCGACCAAGGCGGTAATCGCGGACTTCACTGCAAAATATCCGACCACTACCCACGTAGTTTACGATGCCAACTCTTCTTACGCTATTGTAAAGGGCAATGAGTTGTCGTTCGGTAAAGCCGTTATTCCATCCTACGATTTCAGCAAAGCGAAAGTTGTCGTAGGTATCGACGGCGATTTCCTCGGAACATGGCTTGCTCCCGATACATTTTCGAAGCAATTCGCCGATACCCGCCGCGTCAGCAGCGAGAAAGACGGTAATAAAGAAATGTCCCGTCTGTATCAGTTCGAATCAACACTGTCGCTGACAGGTGCCAATGCGGATTACCGTACAGCGGTGAAACCTTCGCAGATCGGTCTGATTGCGGCTGCGCTATATAATAAGGTAGCGGCGAAATTGGGCGGGGCCCCTGTTGCAACGCCTGCATTGAACATCGATAATCTGGACAAAGCCGCCGCGGACCTCGTTGCTGCGAAAGGACAGGCGTTGGTTGTATCGGGTGTGAACGATCCATCGGTACAAGTGATCGTGAATGCACTGAACAGCCTGCTGGGAAGCTACGGTTCCACCATCAATCTCGACAAACCTGCCTATTACCGTCAGGGTAACGATATCGCGACCAACCAGTTGATCGACGAGATCAAAGGCGGCAAAGTTTCAGCATTGCTTTTGTGGGGCGCTAACCCGGTTTACGATCATCCGCGTGGTGCGGAACTGGCGGCAGCTTTGCCACAGGTTTCATTGAGCGTGTCGTTCAACGATCGACCGGATGAAACTTCCTCACTTTTGAAATACATCCTCCCTGCACCTCACTACCTCGAATCATGGGGCGATGCAGAGCCCGTCGCAGGATCATACAGTCTGATGCAACCGGCTATCAGCCTGATATTCAATACCCGTCAGGCACAATCCAGCCTTTTGAAATGGGCAGGTGCATCTTCCGACTACCACGAGTATGTAAAAGCTTACTGGAGAAAAAATATCTATCCGCAAAGCGGAGCAGGAGATTTCGAGAAATTCTGGATCAAATCCCTGCATGACGGCGTATTCGATGTGGCTTCGGCTGCTGCAACAGGCTCCGGGGCGACATTCTCCGGAAATCTGGCCGCTGCTGCCGCAGGTATTGCCAAAAGATACAAAGCATCTTCGTCGGGCCTCGAACTCGCAATTTTCGAAAATGTAGGCATGGGTACCGGTTTTGCGGCGAATAACCCATGGTTGCAGGAAAATCCCGATCCGATCACAAAAGCTTGCTGGGACAACCACGCCGGTCTTTCACAAAAAACAGCAACTGAACTTGGGCTGGCTCAAGGCGATGTGGTGAAGGTGGATGTGAAAGGCAAATCGGTGGAATTGCCGGTGATCATTCAGCCGGGTCTGGCACAAGGTACCGTGGCTGTTGCGATCGGCTACGGCCGCGAGAAAGCCGGTAAATCAGCAAACGGCGTTGGTAAAAACGTATATCCGTTCGCAGTATTCACAGACGGCTTCCTGAACTTCACGCCCGGAGAAGTAACGCTGTCAAAGACAGGCGATACCCGTGAAATCGCTCAGACTCAGACGCACAATACGGTAATGAACCGTAAATCGGTTTTGCAGGAAACAGTCCTTTCTCACTTCCAGAAAGATCCGATGGCCGGACGTTTCGTTCCGAAAATCCAGACTTCGGAAGGAGAAGTTGATGCAACCGACCTGTCGCTCTGGAATGGCCACAAATACAAGAACCACTCGTGGGGTATGGTGATCGACCTGAACACCTGCTTCGGTTGCGGATCTTGTGTGATCAGCTGCCAGAACGAGAACAACATTCCTGTGGTTGGCCGTCAGGAAATCATTAACGCGCGCGAAATGCACTGGCTGCGTATCGACCGTTATTACAGCAGCGATGCCGACGTGGAAGATCTTCGCGGATTGGAAGTTGCTTCTGAAAATCCGGAAGTTACGTTCCAGCCGATGCTCTGCCAGCACTGTAACAACGCTCCGTGCGAAACGGTATGCCCCGTATTGGCGACTACCCACAGCTCGGAAGGATTGAACCAGATGACTTACAACCGTTGCGTAGGTACAAGATACTGTGCAAATAACTGCCCATATAAAGTACGTCGCTTCAACTGGTTCAAATATTTTGATAACGACAACTTCGATTACGCATTCAACAATGACCTCGGTAAAATGGTCATCAACCCTGATGTGACAGTACGTTCAAGAGGGGTAATCGAGAAATGCTCGATGTGTGTTCACAGAATCCAGGAGGCAAAACTGACTGCGAAGAAAGAAAGAAGACGCATTATCGATGGTGAAGTAAACGTGGCTTGTGCATCTTCCTGCCCGACAGACGCGATTACTTTTGGCGACATGAACGATCCTGAAAGCCGCATTTCGAAATTGCTGGAAGTGGAAAGAGAGGGACGTGCATTCCACATGCTGGAAGAAATCAACGTTCGTCCGCAAATTTCTTACCTGACCAAAATCCGTAATAAGGATGCAGCCGCCAAGGCGGAAAAGGTTGAGAAAGAGCACGCTTAATTTTGATAGTTTAGAATAACAGACGATCCAATCATTATAAATAAATAGTAGTATGCATGTTACTTCACCTGTAAGAGAACCGCTGATCCAAGGTGGGAAAACGTACGCGGACGTAACGGAAGACATATGCCGCCATGTGGAGGCGACTCCAACGAAAGAATGGAAGATTGCTTTCGGCCTTTCGCTTATCGTTCTGGCGTATGGAACTGTGTGTCTTGCCTGGACCTGGTGGGAAGGCCTCGGAGTTTGGGGTTTGAATAAAACAGTAGGTTGGGCCTGGGACATCACCAACTTCGTATGGTGGGTGGGTATCGGTCACGCGGGAACGCTGATCTCCGCGATCCTCTTGCTTTTCCGTCAGAAATGGAGAACTTCCATCAACCGTGCAGCGGAAGCGATGACGATCTTCGCCGTTATTTGTGCTGCTTCTTTTATTTTGATGCACATGGGTCGTCCCTGGATGGCTTACTGGGCTCTTCCATTGCCAAACGCATTCGGTTCACTCTGGGTTAACTTCAACTCGCCGCTTGTTTGGGACGTATTCGCGATCAGTACTTACTTCTCCGTATCGTTGGTTTTCTGGTACATCGGTCTGATCCCTGACCTCGCGACCATCCGCGACCGTGCTACCAGCAAAATCTCCCGTTTCATGTACGGAACGTTTGCAATGGGCTGGGACGGTTCCGCAAAAACCTGGGCTCGTTATGAATATGTTTCCCTGATCCTCGCCGGTCTTTCAACCCCACTCGTACTTTCGGTACACACCATTGTAAGTATGGACTTTGCTACCTCGGTAATTCCGGGATGGCACACGACGATCTTCCCTCCGTACTTCGTTGCGGGTGCGATTTTCTCCGGATTTGCGATGGTTCAAAACCTGATGCTCATTACACGTGTGGTTTACAAGCTGGAAGACTACATTACCCTCGAGCACATCGAAACAATGAATAAGGTAATCACACTGACGGGGTCTGTCGTGGGTGTGGCCTATATCACCGAGTTCTTCATCGCATGGTACGGTGGTGTCGAATATGAATATTACGCATTCTTCAACCGTATGACCGGTCCTTACTGGTGGGCGTACTGGGCAATGATGACCTGTAACGTAATTTCTCCGCAGCTTTTCTGGTCGAGAAAATTGCGTCGCAGCATTACTTTTACATTCTTCATCTCTGTGGTAGTAAACATCGGTATGTGGTTCGAGCGTTTCGTAATTATCGTAACCTCCCTGCACCGTGACTATATTCCTTCAAGCTGGTCGATGTTCTCGCCAACTCGTTACGACATTGGGGATTACATTTTCTCCTTCGGTTTGTTCTTCACATTGTTCCTCCTGTTCTCGAAATACCTGCCGGTAGTAAACATGGCGGAAGTAAAAGCGGTATTGCGCTCAACATCTGCGCAGCTGCCTGCCAAGATCGCCGGGGTTGCGAAAGTAAGACAGCGTGGAACTGCTGAACCCGCTTATAACAAGGATCAGGAATAAAAGCATTGCGTAAAAGCGAATTATAGAGATTATAATTAAGTAATAGTATGGCAGAATTATCTGGTAAATATTTGGTCGGAGTTTACGACGATGACGATACTGTTCTTCACGCGGTACCTAAACTGAGAAAAGCCGGTGTGAAAATCAAGGAAGTATATTCTCCATTCCCGATTCACGGGTTGGACGAGGCACTGGGCCACCCGAGGACACGTATCGGTATCGCTGCCTTTATGTTCGGTGTGACAGGTTGCTGCTGCGCATTGACTTTGATGATCTGGACAATGGGATTTGACTGGCCGATGATCATCGGCGGTAAGGACCCGATCTCGATCCCCAACTATATCCCCATCACATTCGAAGCGACGGTGCTCTTCACTGCGTTCGGTATGGTGATCACATTCTTTATTTCCAACGGACTTGGGCCTGGTACGCATTTCCATCCGAGGTTCGATGTACGCGCCACAGACAACAAGTTTGTGATGGCGATCGACATGAGCAGAAACTCACTGAGCGAAGAAGAGATATCGAGAGCGTTGAAAGACAGCGGCGCGGAAGAAGTCAACATTAAGCAATTCTAATGGAGTTTAAAGCAATGAAATTTAAAAGTTTATATAGATATCTATTGGTTGCTGCCGTATTGCTTACCGCTGCTGCTGGTTGTAAGAGAGATCCGAACAACCCGGGGAAAGAATATGCGCCGAATATGTACCTGCCGGTAGGTTACGAGCCGTACAAGCAGGAGAAAGCGAATCCTATCAATCCTCAGGGCCTTACCATGCGTCTGCCTGTGGCCGGTACCGTTGCGAGACGTAACTACCATACCCAATTCGGCGAGTCGGATTCCGCTGTGGTTGACCTGATGGTTTATAACATTCCCGCCGACAGCATCGAAATCGCTGAGAAAGTTTTGAAAAACCCCGTTCCGCTGAACGAGAAGACGCTGGCGGAAGGCAAGGTGTTATATGACAGGTATTGCCAGCATTGCCATGGTGCAACTGGTGCCGGTGACGGTAAAGTAGGAGCGATGTACAAAGGTGTTCCCAATTACGCCAGCGATGCATACAAAAACCTGAATGAAGGGCATATTTTTCATGTCATCACACACGGAAAAGCACGCATGTGGCCTCACGGGTCGCAGATCAACCCGGAGGAACGCTGGAAGATCGTACACTACGTACAGAAATTGCAGAAAGGGGCCTAAGTACAATTTTGAAAACAGAGAAATAATTTAAATAATGGCATCAGCACATTCGATTCCTTCTATTGAAGAACGGTTTGAATTTACATCAGGAGCTAAGAGAAGTTTGCTCATTGGTGGCGGTGTAGGACTGGCTCTTGTACTATTAGGAGCATACCTCGCAGCCAATGGCGGTGGTGGCCATGAGGTGGCTGCGCACGGAGCGGAGCACGCTGCAGCGGCAGGCCACGCGGCTGCCGAG harbors:
- the rpsA gene encoding 30S ribosomal protein S1, with translation MSKEKQNQPLPEFDWDKASDKGFGTAYSSADRTRLEEMYETTLSPVSEKEVVKGVVVGITDREVILNIGFKSDGIVSSNEFRDLPGLKIGDEVEVYVENQEDAQGQLVLSRKKAKVITAWDNIQKSFDEDVVIDANVKRRTKGGLIVDIFGIEAFLPGSQIDVKPIRDFDIFVGKRMEVKVVKINYANDNVVVSHKILIEKDLEAQRQQILNNLEKGQVLEGVIKNMTNFGVFIDLGGVDGLLHITDISWGRINHPSDLLSLDQKLNVVVLDFDEEKKRISLGLKQLQSHPWDSLDESIQVGSKVTGRIVNVADYGAFLEIKPGVEGLIHVSEMSWSQHLRNPQEFMNVNDEISAVVLTLDRQERKMSLGIKQLTEDPWTQGSLKEKYAIGTRHKGVVRNLTNFGLFIELEEGIDGLVHVSDLSWTKKIKHPSDFVKVNDELEVVVLELDAENRRLALGHKQLEENPWDTFETIFEVGSVHKCTIVAKGDKFATLELPYGIEGVASIKNLQKEDGTFAEVGESLDFTVLEFLKDEKKIVLTHSKVKGAPAEEKKEAKAAKAPAAETVNKEVEKSTFGDLSVLSALKEQLEESEKKGKK
- a CDS encoding HNH endonuclease, yielding MGKVLVLNQDYSALSVCTVPKAFLLVYMKKAEMLAESQQEHLRTVNDRYPMPVVIRLHRYIHIPYRGVVMTRQNLFKRDGNRCQYCGTHDNLTLDHVIPKSRGGKTTWDNLATACKRCNSRKGDHTPEEVDMPLKQRPFRPSFLMFIRDFSGMADDEWLPYLGSKERSC
- the accD gene encoding acetyl-CoA carboxylase, carboxyltransferase subunit beta, giving the protein MSWFIRKEKGINTPTEMKREAPDGLWYQCPNCKKITPTREHKQNAFTCPHCNYHEKVGSDVYFNLLFDDDEFIELDANLVSGDPLGFVDTKAYPDRIKSTMKKTGLKDAVRTGHGKMNGLDLVIACMDFSFIGGSMGSVVGEKIARAISYSLEKKIPFLMISKSGGARMMEAGFSLMQMAKTSARLAQLSEARIPYISLLTDPTTGGVTASYAMLGDFNISEPEALIGFAGPRVIRETIGKDLPKGFQSAEFLLEHGFLDFIVDRKDLKDKLTSLLNMLK
- the smpB gene encoding SsrA-binding protein SmpB, whose amino-acid sequence is MSEKIVKKVDIKNKRASFEYFFLEEFTAGMVLTGTEIKSIRQGKVNFQDAYCLFMDGELFIRSLHISPYTEGTHYNHEPMRDRKLLITKRERKKLIEGLKDQGLTIIPVRLFTSERGLAKLHIALAKGKKLYDKRETIKERDVKRENDRAGY
- a CDS encoding c-type cytochrome, which translates into the protein MDAKFCSFFNYSKTFLAVLLAILLSVPTLVSAQDSTAAAAGAAAPAGGGDVAKGESIFKNNCAQCHAPTDERVVGPGLKGASSRHDFAWLAKWVRNSQAVIASGDPYAVKIYNEYSKAQMTSFPNLSDDDIKAIFAYVDQASAAPAAAAGGAAPAGGAAAAGDAKGGAPSDLFVIVLVALVVVMVLVLGVLLVIVSLLSKAVKGGAADAETPAGEGFGGLLKRIAADPAIRSATLWIFVLLVLKSTLDGAFNVGVQQGYAPKQPISFSHKLHAGEYKIDCNYCHTGVNRGKSAHIPSANICMNCHGVIKKESPEIQKIYSSIENNQPIEWVRVHNLPDLAYFNHAQHVNVGGLECQNCHGEVEKMEVIQQRSSLTMGWCIDCHRKTEVNTKDNQYYDKLVQLHASESKEALKVADIGGLECSKCHY
- a CDS encoding TAT-variant-translocated molybdopterin oxidoreductase, whose product is MENTNKRYWRGLEELRNDEKFVKDAGSEFPSAPTESQYESLVDGVGTHRRDFLKVLGFGMAAVSLAACEAPVKKAIPYVNKPEGEFPTISNWYASTYAEGGDYASILVKTREGRPVKIESNSLSKVSYGVSSRAHASLLGLYDNEKLRGPKKGEDTKVSWETVDKEIADQLAQIAAKGGAIRILTSTILSPSTKAVIADFTAKYPTTTHVVYDANSSYAIVKGNELSFGKAVIPSYDFSKAKVVVGIDGDFLGTWLAPDTFSKQFADTRRVSSEKDGNKEMSRLYQFESTLSLTGANADYRTAVKPSQIGLIAAALYNKVAAKLGGAPVATPALNIDNLDKAAADLVAAKGQALVVSGVNDPSVQVIVNALNSLLGSYGSTINLDKPAYYRQGNDIATNQLIDEIKGGKVSALLLWGANPVYDHPRGAELAAALPQVSLSVSFNDRPDETSSLLKYILPAPHYLESWGDAEPVAGSYSLMQPAISLIFNTRQAQSSLLKWAGASSDYHEYVKAYWRKNIYPQSGAGDFEKFWIKSLHDGVFDVASAAATGSGATFSGNLAAAAAGIAKRYKASSSGLELAIFENVGMGTGFAANNPWLQENPDPITKACWDNHAGLSQKTATELGLAQGDVVKVDVKGKSVELPVIIQPGLAQGTVAVAIGYGREKAGKSANGVGKNVYPFAVFTDGFLNFTPGEVTLSKTGDTREIAQTQTHNTVMNRKSVLQETVLSHFQKDPMAGRFVPKIQTSEGEVDATDLSLWNGHKYKNHSWGMVIDLNTCFGCGSCVISCQNENNIPVVGRQEIINAREMHWLRIDRYYSSDADVEDLRGLEVASENPEVTFQPMLCQHCNNAPCETVCPVLATTHSSEGLNQMTYNRCVGTRYCANNCPYKVRRFNWFKYFDNDNFDYAFNNDLGKMVINPDVTVRSRGVIEKCSMCVHRIQEAKLTAKKERRRIIDGEVNVACASSCPTDAITFGDMNDPESRISKLLEVEREGRAFHMLEEINVRPQISYLTKIRNKDAAAKAEKVEKEHA
- a CDS encoding nuclear transport factor 2 family protein — translated: MKPISHFLTSALLFTIAASAANRACAQAEATAARDVVDKLFDGMRNGDSTAVRNVFTKQCTLTSISKNAADSVVIHKGSVDGFVKAVGTPHKEKWDERIYDVKISVDGPMALLWAPYKFYLGEKFSHCGVNVFNLIKTGAGWKINDITDTRRKDACP